The Panicum virgatum strain AP13 chromosome 6K, P.virgatum_v5, whole genome shotgun sequence nucleotide sequence TTCTCGAAGTCGTCTTGCCTTGGACAAAATAAACTTAATAAAACACATCTCACTTAACCTGCACATCAGATGGGTCACACCAACGCGTATGAGGTTGGAGAACAAATCGTCAGTCCATTGTGCATTCAGAAAGTCACTATCTACTTCACCATCTTCCTCCACAGAGTAGAGATCATACAGCTGTGTCAAGCAATAAAGATGGAAAATTATATCAGACTCTTGCAATCATAAGAAATACTACTAAAAGAAAAACAACATTATTTTTTTCTGGCGAACATTTCACATCACCTCAATGTCCAAAACTTCAAGGTTAGGAGCATTCCTGAGCAGACAAAATAAGGATAGAGCACCAGAAAATAAGTGCAAACTTGTTTGCAGTGACAAACTCTTCAGGTTATTGAATTGGCATGAGAGTCCCTCTACAACATTAACATCTTCAGGCTGAGACAAAGATGAAACATTACTCAGGACAGTGATAGGGGGAAGTATATTCGTGTACTTGCTCGCTTATTAGGTCGTACAGTATTTTTCTCATAGAGACAATATCACCTTGAAAAATCTTTTAAGAATCAGTGAGCAGTATAACCCTTCCTATTATGCACACATCCTAACCTGTGACTAAACAGTAGAGGTCCATGCAGATATCCCTTGTATAACAGTCTTCTAGAACACTGAACTTAAAGTTTCATGGATGCACAATATCAGGTTTCTTACCATTATGAAACCAATGGAGAATCGAAAGCATATCCAACTCAAAAGAGCTAGCATACACAAAAGTTAAAGCAACATGAACCCAGGCATCCACCTTTTACAAATGGCAATCAGCAACTTAACATGtattttttgtcgttttcttgTGCAACCAGGTGACTCAGGAAATGCTTCTCAATTTTCAATATGAAGAAAGTAGCAGATTGTAAAGATGACCACAGTTACTCCAATGTAGCCCAAAAGTAATATTTTCTTAAGCTATATTGCCAAAACTAACCATAgaatgccaaaaaaaaaagaaatcatcCACATTAAATACAAGGCTTTTTTTCCTCACAAGGTACGATGGCATGCGATAACCATAGAATGCCAAAAATAAGAAAATGAAATCATCCACATTAAATACAAGGCTTTTTTTCCTCGCAAGGTACGATGGCATGCGATTTAGTTGTGTCCATAAAACATAAGGTAATGTAATGCATTGTGAGACACTGAGACTGTAATAATTAAAAGGTTTGGATCATTTCAACTCCACAGTGAAAGAAATTTGTTTGATAGATATTAAACTTATTGAAACCCTAAACATGTGCCTAAACATAGAGATGATCATGAAAACCATGGTCAGCCTTGGGTGAAGATACCTGATCCAACTGACTAAATACCAAACAATATGACACCTCAAATCATGGACCACTTTCTTGGATTCAGGTGTGGACTATGgatagaaaaaaattattaggTTTAGTTGAACTTAAATACTATAAATTTCTGTAGTGAGCATCCTATCCGTTTCTAAAAGTCTGCTATGTTGAGAGTGCAACTCACTGACTAGAAAAGAAAATCTATCAGATGCGCTTGATTGTGCGTATGCTCATGGGCACATACTGCGAGTAAGCAGTTTAAGCACTACCATGGAACTCTGTTCCGACCATATGGAATTGTTTATCCAAGTAAGCTCAAAATTTATTCTTTGATACACAATTATCATTTGAGCAAATATTAATTGCCCTATTTCACTGACTGAAATTCAATTATGACCAAACGGTACAAAGGACCGGACCTGTGTATAACATGGACATATGCTCCCGAAGCAGGTCTTAGATCTCTTCCCGCAATCTGACAGTTTGCCCTGTGAGTAGTGATCTACGCTATGCATAATATGGCTGGATTGTAAAAAGGATCCTTTGACAGGCTTGGACAAGAGTGCTGACACCATAGAAGCAAAGAAACAAGGATAGAGGGAGGTgggggggaggaggggtgaTGGGAGAACAATTTACCGGTATAGCGAATTTGAGCTTCTTGGTGCTACCCAGTCCTGTCATAAGCTTGACGAAATCACGATGAGTATTGTACATTGCAACATTAATGTCTGCTTCCTCAAGGGATGGAAGATCACTGATTTCCCAGCCATAATCAAGAAGTTGATCAATGAACAAGTATCGGAGTTTGGGCGCCTGAATTTCCCATTGAAGGTACTCGCCATTGTTATCAGGAACCTGTATGAACAGAAGCCACAGTTCTTCAAGCAAAGGGGATGCAGCAATCAAGGCTTCCAACTCCCTCGGGCCATCTGGAAAGCCTACATTGAACAGGCTCAGCTTTGTTAGGGTTAGGAACCCTGCAAAGCCTGGGGGCATGGTTGGGATGTCGCAACCACGGAGTCTCAGGACCGTGAGCCCACGGCACGAGAAGATGGAGGGGTGCAGCGTATGGGCCGACTCCTCATCCGACCTCTCGAAATCAAGGCTGAGGGTTTGGACTCCCCTGAGCGCCAGGAGGCGGAGCCAGCGGTCGGAGTGGCGGAAAGACGCCTCGCCGATGTGCGAGGGGCAGAACTCGCGGACGGGGCAGGAGTAGCGTCGGAGGACGCCGGTGATGGCGTCGGGGTCCGCGCCGGCGGGCCATTTGATGCGGAGGGAGGGGACGGActcccagcggcggcgccaggcccgggcgagcgcggcggtgCGGACGGCGCAGCGGAGGGGTAGGCGGGAGAGGATCTCGTTGCGCAGCTCAGGCGGGAGGGAGTCCAGCCACCCCGACGCCACCTCCGCGTCCGGCGACGGCGAACGGCGCCTGCGGCGAAGCGACGAACGGAGCCTGCGGCGACGCGGCGAGGCCTCCATTTCCGACGATTCAGGTCCTAGGCTATCCCTGTCCGCCCCCAAACAAAATCAATCCGGTCCCTGGCACAATCAAAACCGAAGGCATGATGTGGCCGGTGCAAATCGAGGGGGAGAAACCATGCAGCAAGCGGAAACACACCTCGACGGCTAGGTCGGGGGCCGCCGGAGAGACGGGCAAGGAGGATCGGACACCGGCGGCGACGATTTGGAAGACAAGCGCCTGCGCCTCAGGAGTGGAGTGCAGCCCTGCCTCTGGCTGGCAGCTGGGTGGGGGTTTCTATAAAGCCCATTAAATCTAGGCAGAATAGCCAATTTGGCCCCTGAACTATCGCCGAAGCCTCAAATTAGCCCCTGAACTATCAAAACGTCCAATTTAACCCTTAAACTTCTGATTTTCAACTCAATCTCGTCCATCCTCATGGATTGCTGGACACATGGATAACTCAAGATGCAATAAGACTCTCCTACCCCTCCCTGAATCCTTTACCTGGCGCCTCTTCACGGTGTTTCGTGTGTCAATAAGAGATGTCAATACTACAACATAAGAAAAACCATACAACATAAGAAAAACCAATGGTTTCCTAAATTGGCTTTGCTATTTCTGGTCATAAGAGGAGGCTGGTATGTTTTGGAGAGAGTGCTCAGAAATCTGCCAAGTCAAGTGCTCAAGCATATGCAAAGGCATCAGCTCGAGGTAGTGCATCTGTTGTCTGCTTCCTCATACACAAAAACAACAGTCAATGTACAAGGTGGACGAGCCTCTGCAAAAGTTGAATCCAATTAACTTGGTCATGGATCAGCATCCAGCCAAAACTCATCCCAGAAGAAAAAAGGAAGCCTGCTGCATTCAAAGAACAAGATGAGGTAGTTTCAAGTGCCTATTTTGAAGGCATATATGCTTTTGTATCGCATAATCATGATGCTCTAAACACTTGCAATTAATTTTCATGTACATCAAACATGTTAAATTTGCTTCTGGACATGAGATATGATAGACACAGAACAATTTGAATGCAGCAGGTAAAGGAGCGACACAGGAAACGCCGTGAAGGGGCACCAGGTAAAGGAATTAGAGAGGGGTAGGAGAGTCTTTTTGCATCTTGAGTTGTCCACGTGTCCAGCAATCCATGAGGATGGACGAGATTGAGTTTAAAATCAGAAGTTTAAGGGCCAAATTGGACATTTTGATAATTCGAGGGCCAATTTGAGCCTTCGGTGATAGTTCGGGGCCAAATTGGCTATTCCGCCTTAaatctaattaaatttaatattttaaaaaatagtttaatatttaaaaataacaGATTCAACATGTCAAGAGAATACATTCAACATTTGCTAATATCTAATACAACATTTTCTTATAAATAGACCCTCTtctccggcaccggcggcggcgggtggcggcaACGCGCGGCGGGTGCGGCGGCAGGCAGCCTAGCAGTAGCACGCGGCAAGGCAGCTGGGTAGCAGCGCGCGGGGTCAGCTAGGCAGCAGCTCACAACGGGGGCAGCTAGGCGCAGCCCAAGCAGAAGGCTCACGGCGGGGGTTGCTGGGCAGTGCGGCGGGGGCAGCTAGCTAGGGGGCACGTAGTCGCAGAAAAAGCAGCGCATGGGGGCacgagctccggcgacggcgtgcggccagcagctcgcggcggcggcttcggaaCTGAGCACCAACAgtagcaatggcggcggcgggcgtgagGCTGGTGGAATTGGACGACGGAGGGAAATCATCTGCACAAATCTCTAACATTAGAAGATGGATAACAAAAAATTTTGTGGAAGATATATAGGATCCACCCAGCTGGGTTGCACGAAAGGCCCATTAATAAAGAACGGCGGGCTGAGCGCCATCGAGAAAGTGAGGCTAGGGCCCAACAGCCCAACTGAATAATCAGAGGCCCATAAAGGTCTGTTTGGTCCTAAGGATGggtaagattttttttcaagGCACAAGATAAATCCAATTTTATTAAATGAGGTAGGATGAAATACATATTGTCTGGAGACTATGGGTCTTGGTCGCCCGGATGGAGGTTTTCAATTTTCATAGACCTGCATAATATCCTGGATGAAGGAAGGAGGCACCGTGAAAAGAAGGGTGTTAGTCCCATATTGAGTAACCCATTAGCGTGTAATGGAATTTGAACGTGGATCCGAAGCAAACAGATCTGAGAAGAGAAGTGATGCCAAACAAGTTGATATGGTTGCATACAGGTAAAAAGTTGGAGCCAAACAAGTCAcccaaacaaaaacaaaaaaaccgTGCCATCTCGTCAGAAGTCCAATGGCAGTACAATACTCAGGTGCAACACATTACAATTTGATGCCTCACATCAGTGCTAGGTACTAAAACAATTATTTTGGTGCCGTTTGATCCTCTAGCAAGATCATGCAGTTTGCACCTTCAATCGTCTCCGCTGATCTGACATCACAATAGGTCAACCATTTTACTCAGTACTATTTCATGCCTCCAATATTCCTGTccagcacaaaaaaaaaacagaccaTGACTTTTATAAGCATTTCAGAAATATAGGAAGTAAGACTAGTGGGTATTTATTGTCTGATTATAAAAAAAAAGCAGAGTTGCACAAGACATAAAAAGGTACATAAGTTAGACAGTAAAACCCCAAGATGATGATTGATGTTACAGATACTGTAACCATTCTTCAGTATATAAGAACATGTTTGGtagaaatttcaaaaaaaagaacatgTTTGGTAGAAGCTTTTTGGCTAAGATGATCTTGCAACAAACATAGATTAAATAAAACATAAATCCACCATCCAATCAAAAGCATTGAACTAGCAAAATAGCCAAATGATAGAGTTTTACACTTTTGCTGTAACTAACAGATAGACATCATTCATTGATCGAAGACATAATTTGACATTGGAAGCAATCAAGTTTGTCCTTTTCAACTATATATAGACTTCTTATGCACGTGCaaaaagagggggggggggtgtaatTTCGAAAACTACTATGTACCACAAATCATACTTATGCTGTAAACCATATAATTCAAATGACATAATCTGAAGAAATCATACTTATTTATACAGTATGTTAGCAATACTAACTATGCTCGTTACATGCAGATTAGCAACTAATTATTGCCAAACTCCAGCTTGGATACTGTGGATTTGGATCCACATCCCTGCaataaaaattcaaaatttgaactaAATCCTACAAACCGTCCAAAGATCAAACCCATCATCTAAACAATGCTTGCTCAGCTACATTCTAGTTCCAATTCAAACAGAGAAACACAACTGCATATAGGACATCAAATTAGAGTGCAGGTGAGAAATGAAAGAACTCATGTAACAAAAGAGGATGCATATTATAGCTTGATTCAAGAAGGTGGGTTTTGAAATGCTGTAGGGAATAGGCAATTCTAGTTACAAATTTTAGGCACTCACATCCATCGTTCTGAAGAAGACCCTAGCTTTTGGAGACGCCCTTCTAAATTTTGCTAGCTGGATAACCGCCTCTTCACTGGGATTTGAGTAGTCACTATCATCATCCTTATAAACAAAAAGGGCACAAAGTAGCCTTGCTTTGGACAGAATGAACTCAATAAAATACATCTCATTTGACCATAGTGGGGTATCTGTGACGGTAACAGTCTTGAGCTTTGGGAAGAGACTGTTGGTGCATTGTGCACTGAAAAATTCTAGATCAACTTCATCATTCAGTTGACTGTCCACAATCTGCCAAAATTGGAAAAGACCGTTTTAACTGGACCTGAAGGCTATGAGAAGGTAATGTCaatgaaagagaaaaaagagtAGCAAAAAAAATATCACCATAGTTTCCAGTTGTTGGAGGTTGGGAGCACTCTTTAGTAAAGAAAACATAGATAAAATGCTAGACACATTGCAAAAGTCCACATGGAGTACCAGCCTCTTTAACATCTGGAAAGAACATGAATACATGATAGTCTCTCGAGAACATCAATATCTGCCAACTGAATAAAAAATAGCCATAAGGTACAAGAAAAAAGTAACTCAATAAAAGATGTCTTTATTTAAAACAAACATTCCCATGGCTAGCAGTATCTTATCTACTCCAGAtttatatgaaaaaaaaaacagaaaaacagTGGTTCCCTGCCTCCCCAGCAAATCAATATTGGCTGTAGCAAAATGCCACATAACTTAATAAGGTTTGTAAAATACAGCTAAAAGTCAACTTAAAGGCTACCATTTTAGAATTAAGAATTTGATAAAGGATTCCTTAATGACTATTCTTACCAGCCGTTTCGCTCATTAAAATTTTATGTTTCCATATAATGGCGTGGTAAAAGTTGCAAACACAATTCTGGGCTTCTTTTATCTTAATTAATGAATACTCCATGTGTTCTCCTTTGGGGAAAATCAAGTTTCAAATGGCCCCAAAATTAGCACAATAAATTATAACTGCAAGCTGATTGATTCCTACACTAATTTATACATCCAATACAATTTACTCCATTCGTAGGTACCTTTTTTTATTCTAATTCCTTAAGGTAAAGTCCTCACCTCATACCAGAAATGGAAGGAGGCAAAACCTAGCTTAGTTACTTATGGCTAGACATCAACAAAGGTCACTCCGCAGCAATAATCTCATAAGCCGATTTGGAGTTGAATAGAATAGCTAAAGTTCTTAACCAGCTTGATTGTTGTGATGAAAACCTAATATATGTTCATAGTGTGTGTATGATACAAGGTGAATGAAATTCAAATGAAGCATTTAAACCATTTTACTGGTATCCGGAACTCGAGCACCCTGACTTGAGCGAGACGTGTGAGAAACTTGACGAAATCCCGATCAACGGAGGAGTACTCTTGAATAGTAACATATGCTTTATCGAGAGATGGAAGCTCTCCGATCTGTAGCCCATAATCTTCATCTGCCTCAAAACTTAAGTGGCGGAGATTCGGGGCTTGAATGACCCATTCATCAAACTCGTCACCAAGAATCTGAATATCCTTAAGCTCCAGCGTCTCAAGCAACGGAGACATGTGGATCATCGCCTCCAAATCTCTCTCCCCATGTTCATGAAAGCCGACCATGGTGAGACTTAACCAGGTCAATTTCGGAAACCCTGCGAAAGAGGGGGGCGCGGTTGGGACGAAGCAGCCGTGGAGCGTGAGGTGAGTGAGCTCGCGGCAGGAGAAGACGGCGAGGTGAAGCGTGTGGATATCCACACGGAGGTACTCCCTGAAACGAAGAGTGAGGGATTGGACCCCCTTCCCGGCGAGGGCGGGGATCCATTCGTCCGTGCgggcgaaggcctcctcggggATCTCCCAGTAGCAGAAGTCGCGGACGGGGCACGCGTACCGCGCGAGGACGGCGTCGATGGCggccgggggcgcggcggcggcggaggagtcccAGAAGAAGCGGATGCCGGGGGTTGActcccagcggcggcgccaggcgCGGGAGAGCGAGCAGGTGCGCACGGCGTCGCGGACGTGGAGGCAGGAGATGATTTTCTCGAGGATTTCCGGCGGGAGCGAGTCGAGGCTCGGCgcggccgcctccgctgccggaTCTGGCGACGATAGCCGTTGTTTGCGGCGAGGGGGCGAGGCCTCCATTTGAcctcgaggaggcggcggcggaccaccGTCGCCACGGGCGGAGGCCGGAGGGACGTGGTGGGGCGGGGGCTTCCTATATAACTTCCGGACGGCAGTTAAGCATCATATCTAAGCCCATTATAGTCCAATTAGATTCAACATTCCATACAAATTGGTTCAACATTTCAAAAAATGCATTCAACATTTTTGATacaaaatgttgaaatagtGTAACCAGAGTGTTGACTCAGTCCATTGAAGACGTTGAAGAAGCACATTGTAAATGTTGAACCGACTTCCACTGGACGGCGGAGGTTAGGAGCGGCGGCGTTGGGGCCAGGGCGGTCGGGGTAGTGCAGGTGGCCGACGGCAGCGGGGTGTCCGGGGGCGGGTGGCGCGCAGCGGCCTGGGGTGACGACGCGGAGGCCGACGGCGGCACGGAGGctgacggcggcgcggcagccggGGTGGCGGGCATGggacgggcggccggcggcggcatcgatGGCGCGGGCACCGGGCGTGcaggcacgggcggcggcgcgccggcagaggcgggcgcaggcggcggcggcgtcgagacgGAGAGAGGGGAAgagtgaggagagagagaggaagaggaagctagggtttgggtatGAATCCAACAGCTGTGGTTagttgcacgaatctcaaatactgaaaagtggagagaaaaaaatttcTGGGAGATACATAGAATTGGCGGGTGGGGCGTGGTGCGTGGAGTTGTGGAGCAAATCCGGATGGGGAGGAGATCTGCAGATGGGCCGGGGCCCGCTACGAACTTGGCACATCTGTTGccttggccctgtttggtttagtGTAGCATGAGTAAtgagtagcacaaaaattttgaccaataattaggggtactaaataaagtcaatttacaaaactaacttcacagCCCTGCACTACATCGCGAGAGgaacctaatgaggtctttaaccgcacgattagaggatggttactgtagcatcactgtagccaatcatcgattaattactatcattatattcctcgtgaaaagttacacccatccgtgaaaaagttttgcaaataaacttcatttagtactccatacattaAAGATTCTTTTTTTGAGAAGCGTGTGTGCTACTCGTCGtagcaaaccaaacagggccc carries:
- the LOC120712573 gene encoding F-box/FBD/LRR-repeat protein At1g13570-like, with protein sequence MEASPPRRKQRLSSPDPAAEAAAPSLDSLPPEILEKIISCLHVRDAVRTCSLSRAWRRRWESTPGIRFFWDSSAAAAPPAAIDAVLARYACPVRDFCYWEIPEEAFARTDEWIPALAGKGVQSLTLRFREYLRVDIHTLHLAVFSCRELTHLTLHGCFVPTAPPSFAGFPKLTWLSLTMVGFHEHGERDLEAMIHMSPLLETLELKDIQILGDEFDEWVIQAPNLRHLSFEADEDYGLQIGELPSLDKAYVTIQEYSSVDRDFVKFLTRLAQVRVLEFRIPIVDSQLNDEVDLEFFSAQCTNSLFPKLKTVTVTDTPLWSNEMYFIEFILSKARLLCALFVYKDDDSDYSNPSEEAVIQLAKFRRASPKARVFFRTMDEYWRHEIVLSKMVDLL
- the LOC120712572 gene encoding F-box/FBD/LRR-repeat protein At1g13570-like isoform X1, which produces MEASPRRRRLRSSLRRRRRSPSPDAEVASGWLDSLPPELRNEILSRLPLRCAVRTAALARAWRRRWESVPSLRIKWPAGADPDAITGVLRRYSCPVREFCPSHIGEASFRHSDRWLRLLALRGVQTLSLDFERSDEESAHTLHPSIFSCRGLTVLRLRGCDIPTMPPGFAGFLTLTKLSLFNVGFPDGPRELEALIAASPLLEELWLLFIQVPDNNGEYLQWEIQAPKLRYLFIDQLLDYGWEISDLPSLEEADINVAMYNTHRDFVKLMTGLGSTKKLKFAIPPEDVNVVEGLSCQFNNLKSLSLQTSLHLFSGALSLFCLLRNAPNLEVLDIELYDLYSVEEDGEVDSDFLNAQWTDDLFSNLIRVGVTHLMCRLSEMCFIKFILSKARRLREFHVCLDEGCPKSNEDAVTEFVKYRRASPRAKVFFSRAEYD
- the LOC120712572 gene encoding F-box/LRR-repeat protein At3g26922-like isoform X3; protein product: MEASPRRRRLRSSLRRRRRSPSPDAEVASGWLDSLPPELRNEILSRLPLRCAVRTAALARAWRRRWESVPSLRIKWPAGADPDAITGVLRRYSCPVREFCPSHIGEASFRHSDRWLRLLALRGVQTLSLDFERSDEESAHTLHPSIFSCRGLTVLRLRGCDIPTMPPGFAGFLTLTKLSLFNVGFPDGPRELEALIAASPLLEELWLLFIQVPDNNGEYLQWEIQAPKLRYLFIDQLLDYGWEISDLPSLEEADINVAMYNTHRDFVKLMTGLGSTKKLKFAIPLYDLYSVEEDGEVDSDFLNAQWTDDLFSNLIRVGVTHLMCRLSEMCFIKFILSKARRLREFHVCLDEGCPKSNEDAVTEFVKYRRASPRAKVFFSRAEYD
- the LOC120712572 gene encoding F-box/FBD/LRR-repeat protein At1g13570-like isoform X2 — encoded protein: MEASPRRRRLRSSLRRRRRSPSPDAEVASGWLDSLPPELRNEILSRLPLRCAVRTAALARAWRRRWESVPSLRIKWPAGADPDAITGVLRRYSCPVREFCPSHIGEASFRHSDRWLRLLALRGVQTLSLDFERSDEESAHTLHPSIFSCRGLTVLRLRGFPDGPRELEALIAASPLLEELWLLFIQVPDNNGEYLQWEIQAPKLRYLFIDQLLDYGWEISDLPSLEEADINVAMYNTHRDFVKLMTGLGSTKKLKFAIPPEDVNVVEGLSCQFNNLKSLSLQTSLHLFSGALSLFCLLRNAPNLEVLDIELYDLYSVEEDGEVDSDFLNAQWTDDLFSNLIRVGVTHLMCRLSEMCFIKFILSKARRLREFHVCLDEGCPKSNEDAVTEFVKYRRASPRAKVFFSRAEYD